In one Flavobacteriales bacterium genomic region, the following are encoded:
- a CDS encoding YdcF family protein: MERRLLMAKGMHRAASRRFAILVALTALLVAGWLGRTTLLRATGHFLVREDALVPADAIYVLGGSPEDRSMEAMRLQREGWAPRIICTGETVNELLLLHGIARSEAALGRDVARREGFPMDRIELVERGTSTFEEALAVLGHAHGRGYDTVMVVTTDFHTRRVGQVFRKRLEPAGITVVVRAARSTRYDAERWWASEDGLIMVNNEIMKLGWYALHH; this comes from the coding sequence GTGGAACGGCGCCTACTGATGGCCAAGGGCATGCACCGCGCCGCCTCGCGCCGCTTCGCCATCCTGGTTGCGCTGACGGCCCTGTTGGTGGCCGGGTGGCTTGGCAGGACAACCTTGTTGCGCGCCACTGGCCATTTCCTGGTCCGCGAGGATGCGTTGGTGCCGGCCGATGCGATCTACGTGCTGGGCGGTTCTCCGGAGGATCGCTCCATGGAGGCAATGCGCCTTCAGCGGGAGGGCTGGGCCCCGCGCATCATCTGCACCGGTGAGACGGTGAACGAACTGCTCCTGCTCCACGGCATCGCGCGCAGTGAGGCCGCGCTAGGCAGGGATGTGGCCCGTCGCGAAGGATTCCCCATGGACCGGATCGAGCTGGTCGAACGGGGCACCAGCACCTTCGAGGAGGCCTTGGCTGTGCTCGGGCATGCCCATGGCAGGGGCTACGATACGGTGATGGTGGTGACCACCGATTTCCACACGCGCCGTGTGGGCCAGGTCTTCCGCAAGCGGCTGGAACCGGCCGGAATCACCGTGGTGGTGAGGGCTGCACGCTCCACGCGCTACGATGCCGAGCGGTGGTGGGCCAGCGAGGATGGGCTGATCATGGTCAACAACGAGATCATGAAACTGGGCTGGTACGCCCTGCACCACTGA
- a CDS encoding trypsin-like peptidase domain-containing protein — protein sequence MRGTLRLFAIAIASAASLTGFGQVSFGGRPIGLLPHGPRLQAPAVVELPPVDAAALMAQDETDRAAGVKGPWRFGFNHAVDLGTESHGSWTTLRNGDRLWRLAIRCPGAYSINFRFDRFVLPDGGRVFVYNDAGQHIGAFTKASAPKRTSLGVTQVPGERITVEYHEPRSAAGQGLLHIDRVTHAYRDVFRYMKDFGDSEDCNINVICPEGDDWRDQIRSVAIITTGGSGFCTGTLLNNCAQDSTPYFLTANHCLDADVENWVFRFNWDSPTCDPTENGPIDQTVSGCVMLVSNSATDMAFLELDNIPPVAYEVFYSGWDRSGATPDTVCGIHHPSGDIKKISLSYSTVQQASIDLGTGAADCWQVTVWDAGTTEPGSSGSGLWNQDKLVIGQLYGGQADCASSVNDYYGRLDVSWPLLEAYLGDCGEQLAGLGDGGPIEEPIYFDAAVTSIVNIPELICGDSIIAPIITLKNNGTVVLTSVTFTYAIDGGPGLVHTWTGSLLPLQTVNVPLPAFIAPAGTHTLTVSSSLPNGNTDQVPVNDPWEITFTVNNPGGNVMLLLTLDNYGSDVTWELANSQGTVLYSGGPYPDFDEGPADTVHWCLTNDCYVFTILDAFGDGICCEQGDGSLVILNGDGSVLAESDGQYGESFQTDPPFCVEVVGIAEIVASRTLYAYPNPAAEWLRIRFSGFGRVERLLLLDATGRLAGALAGIHGASEAVIDVRGLASGLYTVVAEDAAGRAAARVAIQR from the coding sequence ATGCGCGGAACGCTACGCCTCTTCGCCATCGCCATCGCCTCGGCGGCTTCGCTGACCGGCTTTGGCCAGGTCTCCTTCGGCGGCCGGCCGATCGGCCTGCTGCCCCACGGCCCCCGGCTGCAGGCACCGGCCGTTGTCGAGCTGCCGCCTGTTGATGCCGCCGCGCTGATGGCACAGGACGAAACCGACCGGGCCGCGGGCGTCAAGGGCCCGTGGCGCTTCGGCTTCAACCATGCCGTGGACCTCGGCACCGAATCCCATGGCTCGTGGACAACCCTGCGCAACGGCGACCGCCTCTGGCGCCTGGCCATCCGATGCCCCGGCGCGTACAGCATCAACTTCCGCTTCGACCGGTTCGTACTGCCCGATGGGGGCCGCGTTTTCGTGTACAACGATGCCGGACAGCACATCGGGGCCTTCACCAAGGCCAGCGCACCGAAGCGGACCAGCCTCGGCGTCACCCAGGTGCCCGGCGAGCGCATCACCGTCGAGTATCATGAGCCGCGCAGCGCAGCCGGGCAGGGCCTGCTGCACATCGACCGCGTGACGCACGCCTACCGTGATGTGTTCCGGTACATGAAGGACTTCGGTGACAGCGAGGACTGCAACATCAATGTGATCTGCCCCGAGGGAGACGACTGGCGCGATCAGATCCGCAGCGTGGCCATCATCACCACCGGCGGCAGCGGCTTCTGCACCGGCACCCTGCTCAACAACTGCGCCCAGGACAGCACGCCCTACTTCCTCACCGCCAACCACTGCCTCGATGCCGATGTGGAGAACTGGGTGTTCCGCTTCAATTGGGACAGCCCCACCTGCGACCCCACGGAGAACGGACCCATCGACCAGACGGTGAGCGGGTGCGTGATGCTCGTGAGCAACTCCGCCACGGACATGGCCTTCCTGGAGCTCGACAACATCCCCCCCGTCGCGTATGAGGTGTTCTACAGCGGCTGGGACCGCAGCGGCGCCACTCCTGACACCGTGTGCGGCATCCACCATCCCAGCGGTGACATCAAGAAGATCAGCCTCTCTTACAGCACCGTGCAGCAGGCCAGCATCGACCTGGGCACCGGTGCTGCCGACTGCTGGCAGGTGACAGTTTGGGATGCGGGCACCACCGAGCCGGGCAGCAGCGGCAGCGGCCTCTGGAACCAGGACAAGCTCGTCATCGGCCAGCTCTATGGCGGACAGGCGGATTGCGCGAGCAGCGTGAATGACTACTACGGGCGTCTCGATGTGAGCTGGCCCCTGCTGGAGGCCTACCTGGGCGATTGCGGCGAGCAGTTGGCCGGCCTGGGCGACGGTGGCCCCATCGAGGAGCCGATCTACTTCGATGCCGCCGTCACGAGCATCGTCAACATACCGGAGCTCATCTGCGGCGATTCAATCATCGCGCCGATCATCACCCTGAAGAACAACGGCACCGTAGTGCTCACATCGGTCACCTTCACTTACGCCATCGACGGCGGGCCGGGCCTCGTGCACACCTGGACCGGCTCCCTGCTGCCGCTCCAGACGGTCAACGTGCCGCTTCCCGCATTCATCGCCCCCGCCGGGACGCACACGCTGACCGTGAGCAGCAGCCTGCCCAACGGCAATACGGACCAGGTACCGGTGAACGATCCTTGGGAGATCACCTTCACCGTGAACAACCCGGGGGGCAATGTGATGCTGCTGCTCACTTTGGACAACTACGGCAGTGATGTGACCTGGGAGCTGGCCAACAGCCAAGGCACCGTGCTCTACAGCGGCGGCCCCTACCCCGACTTCGATGAGGGGCCTGCCGATACGGTGCACTGGTGCCTCACCAACGACTGCTACGTCTTCACCATCCTCGACGCCTTCGGTGACGGCATCTGCTGCGAGCAGGGCGATGGCAGCCTGGTGATCCTCAACGGTGACGGCAGCGTGCTGGCCGAGAGCGATGGGCAGTACGGCGAGTCCTTCCAGACGGATCCCCCCTTCTGCGTGGAAGTGGTGGGCATCGCCGAGATCGTCGCCAGCCGCACGCTATACGCCTACCCGAATCCGGCAGCCGAGTGGCTCCGCATCCGGTTCAGCGGCTTTGGCCGCGTGGAGCGCCTGCTGCTGCTCGATGCCACAGGACGCCTTGCGGGCGCCCTGGCGGGAATCCATGGCGCAAGCGAGGCCGTCATCGACGTGCGAGGCCTTGCGTCAGGGCTCTACACGGTGGTGGCCGAGGATGCGGCGGGGCGGGCTGCGGCCCGGGTGGCCATCCAGCGGTGA
- a CDS encoding trypsin-like peptidase domain-containing protein, translating to MTRLPLYAPLLFLSLSAAGQISFGGEPYGLGRAYLPEAPLHVMPAVDAAALMAEDAQRAEQGIKGPYRFGFNHHPEITSASNGIWTTLPNGDAVWRVAIECPGAFSINFEFNDYIVPDGGQVFVYNDLGETLGAFTAESNPGHSILGVTQLPGDRITIEYVEPAAVRGEGFLRIGQVTHAYRDLFRSVKGLGDSGSCNNNVICPVGDPWRDQIRSVAMITVGGSGICTGQLINNCNNDGTPYFLTANHCLGGNNSWVFRFNWNSPTCATTTNGPTNQTISGSSLRANNAASDVALLQLNSVPPASYNVFYTGWDKSGTAPTASTAIHHPSGDIKKISFDDDAATQANWGGAACWRIANWEDGTTEGGSSGSGLWNQNGLLIGQLFGGQASCGNNVNDYYGRFSTSYPFLQTWLGNCGNTLQGYPLASVGMSENAVDEGLTIAPNPTQGLFSVALPAALHAGGRLTVFDAVGQQVMARTIGRGTERLSLDLSSHAEGIYFVEATANGYRTVERLVRTR from the coding sequence ATGACTCGACTCCCACTCTACGCTCCGCTCCTCTTCCTCTCTCTTTCGGCCGCCGGGCAGATCTCCTTCGGCGGAGAGCCTTATGGCCTCGGCCGGGCCTATCTGCCGGAAGCGCCGCTGCACGTGATGCCCGCTGTGGATGCCGCAGCGCTGATGGCAGAGGACGCGCAGCGCGCCGAACAGGGCATCAAAGGGCCCTACCGGTTCGGCTTCAACCACCACCCCGAGATCACCAGCGCCAGCAACGGGATATGGACCACGCTGCCCAATGGCGATGCCGTGTGGCGGGTGGCGATCGAGTGCCCCGGTGCCTTCAGCATCAACTTCGAATTCAATGACTACATCGTGCCCGATGGCGGGCAGGTGTTCGTTTACAACGACCTGGGCGAGACCCTCGGCGCATTCACGGCGGAAAGCAACCCCGGGCACAGCATCCTGGGCGTCACGCAACTGCCCGGCGACCGCATCACCATCGAATACGTGGAGCCGGCCGCCGTGCGTGGCGAGGGTTTCCTGCGGATCGGCCAGGTGACGCACGCATACCGCGACCTGTTCCGCTCCGTGAAGGGCTTGGGGGACAGCGGCTCGTGCAACAACAACGTCATCTGCCCCGTTGGCGATCCTTGGCGCGACCAGATCCGCAGCGTGGCCATGATCACCGTCGGGGGCAGCGGCATCTGCACCGGCCAGCTCATCAACAACTGCAACAACGACGGCACGCCCTATTTCCTCACCGCCAACCATTGCCTCGGCGGCAACAACAGCTGGGTGTTCCGGTTCAACTGGAACAGCCCCACCTGCGCCACCACCACCAACGGCCCCACCAACCAGACCATTAGCGGCAGCTCGCTCCGCGCGAACAATGCCGCCAGCGATGTGGCCCTGCTGCAGCTCAACAGCGTACCGCCGGCCAGCTACAACGTGTTCTACACCGGGTGGGACAAGAGTGGCACCGCCCCCACCGCGAGCACGGCCATCCACCACCCCAGCGGCGACATCAAGAAGATCTCGTTCGATGATGACGCGGCCACCCAGGCGAACTGGGGCGGTGCTGCCTGCTGGCGCATCGCCAACTGGGAGGACGGCACCACGGAAGGCGGATCCAGCGGAAGCGGCCTGTGGAACCAGAACGGTTTGCTGATCGGCCAGCTGTTCGGCGGCCAGGCATCATGCGGCAACAACGTCAACGACTACTACGGCCGCTTCTCCACGAGCTACCCCTTCCTGCAGACCTGGCTGGGCAATTGCGGCAACACGCTGCAGGGCTATCCCCTCGCCTCCGTGGGGATGAGCGAGAACGCCGTTGACGAAGGGCTCACCATTGCTCCCAACCCTACCCAAGGGCTGTTCAGCGTGGCGCTGCCCGCCGCGCTCCATGCCGGAGGACGGCTCACGGTGTTCGATGCCGTGGGTCAGCAGGTGATGGCACGGACGATCGGCCGGGGCACCGAGCGGCTGAGCCTTGACCTCAGCAGCCATGCCGAAGGCATCTACTTCGTGGAGGCCACCGCGAATGGCTATCGCACCGTGGAGCGGCTCGTCCGCACCCGCTGA
- the uvrB gene encoding excinuclease ABC subunit UvrB, whose amino-acid sequence MPFQLISEFTPTGDQPEAIRQLVEGLEQGVPAQTLLGVTGSGKTFTVANVIAQVDRPTLVLSHNKTLAAQLYGEFKHFFPNDRVEYFVSYYDYYQPEAYLPTTNTYIEKDLSINDEIEKLRLSATSALLSGRRNVIVVASVSCIYGIGNPAEFRHSVVELATGMRISRNALLHRFVSALYSRRDTDPARGNFRVRGDVVEVFLAYADEGIRIHFWGDEIERIERFGALDGRTLEALPKVTVYPANIFVTSRETMNAALASIQEDMVKQVAFFNEIGKHLEAKRLEERVNYDLEMMRELGYCSGIENYSRYFDRRQTGQRPFCLLDYFPEDFLMVIDESHVTVSQVQAMYGGDRSRKRNLVEYGFRLPSAMDNRPLKFEEFEDLLGQVIFVSATPADYELQRSEGVVVEQVVRPTGLLDPPIEVRPSKNQIDDLLDEIRHRVKRDERVLVTTLTKRMAEELNDFMGRNGVKCKYIHSDVETLERIEILRQLRMGLIDVLVGVNLLREGLDLPEVSLVAVLDADKEGFLRSNRSLTQTAGRAARNVNGLVIFYADTVTESMQRTIDETERRRAKQLAYNAEHGITPKQIKRDRADVMKQTAVLDIQGPPKAYVEPEELSLAADPVVQYMTADQLEKNVQLLETQMRKAAKELDFIAAAQLRDELFAMRKLLEERKQGAATRSDR is encoded by the coding sequence ATGCCTTTCCAGCTCATCTCCGAGTTCACCCCCACCGGCGACCAGCCAGAGGCCATACGGCAGCTGGTGGAGGGGCTGGAACAGGGCGTGCCGGCACAGACACTGCTGGGTGTCACCGGCTCGGGCAAGACCTTCACGGTGGCGAATGTCATCGCCCAAGTGGACCGGCCCACGCTGGTGCTGAGCCACAACAAGACGCTGGCCGCACAGCTCTATGGGGAGTTCAAGCACTTCTTCCCCAACGACCGGGTGGAGTACTTCGTGAGCTACTACGACTATTACCAGCCGGAGGCCTATCTGCCCACCACCAACACCTACATCGAGAAGGACCTCTCGATCAACGACGAGATCGAGAAGCTGCGGCTGAGCGCCACCAGTGCCCTGCTCAGCGGGCGGCGCAACGTGATCGTGGTGGCCAGCGTAAGCTGCATCTACGGCATCGGCAACCCCGCGGAGTTCCGCCACAGCGTGGTGGAACTGGCTACCGGCATGCGCATCTCGCGCAATGCCCTGCTGCACCGGTTCGTTTCGGCGCTCTACAGCCGGCGCGATACGGACCCTGCACGCGGCAATTTCCGGGTGCGCGGCGATGTGGTGGAGGTCTTCCTGGCCTATGCGGACGAGGGCATCCGCATCCACTTCTGGGGGGATGAGATCGAGCGGATCGAGCGCTTCGGTGCCCTGGACGGCCGCACGTTGGAGGCATTGCCCAAGGTGACCGTCTACCCGGCCAACATCTTCGTCACCAGCCGGGAGACCATGAACGCGGCACTCGCCAGCATCCAGGAGGACATGGTGAAGCAGGTGGCCTTCTTCAACGAGATCGGCAAGCACCTGGAGGCCAAGCGCCTTGAGGAGCGCGTGAACTACGACCTGGAGATGATGCGCGAGCTGGGCTACTGCTCGGGCATCGAGAACTACAGCCGCTACTTCGACCGTCGGCAGACCGGACAGCGCCCCTTCTGCCTGCTGGACTACTTCCCCGAGGACTTCCTGATGGTGATCGACGAGAGCCATGTGACCGTGAGCCAGGTGCAGGCCATGTACGGCGGCGACCGCAGCCGCAAGCGCAACCTGGTGGAATACGGCTTCCGCCTGCCGAGCGCCATGGACAACCGCCCGCTGAAGTTCGAGGAGTTCGAGGACCTGCTCGGCCAGGTGATCTTCGTGAGCGCCACGCCTGCGGACTACGAGTTGCAGCGCAGCGAGGGCGTGGTGGTGGAGCAGGTGGTGCGGCCCACCGGCCTGCTGGACCCGCCGATCGAGGTGCGTCCCAGCAAGAACCAGATCGACGACCTGCTGGACGAGATCAGGCACCGCGTGAAGCGCGACGAGCGCGTGCTGGTGACCACCCTCACCAAGCGCATGGCCGAGGAACTCAACGATTTCATGGGGCGCAACGGCGTGAAGTGCAAGTACATCCACAGCGACGTGGAGACCCTGGAGCGCATCGAGATCCTGCGCCAGCTGCGCATGGGGCTCATCGATGTGCTGGTGGGCGTGAACCTGCTGCGCGAGGGCCTGGACCTCCCGGAGGTCTCGCTGGTCGCGGTGCTCGACGCCGACAAGGAAGGCTTCCTGCGCAGCAACCGGTCGCTCACCCAGACCGCCGGCCGCGCCGCCCGCAACGTGAACGGGTTGGTGATCTTCTACGCCGACACGGTGACCGAGAGCATGCAGCGGACCATCGACGAGACGGAGCGGCGCCGCGCCAAGCAGTTGGCTTACAATGCCGAGCACGGCATCACCCCGAAACAGATCAAGCGCGATCGAGCCGATGTCATGAAGCAGACGGCCGTCCTCGACATCCAAGGACCGCCGAAGGCTTATGTGGAGCCGGAGGAGCTGAGCTTGGCCGCCGACCCGGTCGTGCAGTACATGACCGCCGACCAGCTCGAGAAGAACGTGCAGCTCCTGGAGACCCAGATGCGCAAAGCGGCGAAGGAGCTCGATTTCATCGCGGCGGCCCAACTGCGTGACGAATTGTTCGCCATGCGCAAGCTCTTGGAGGAACGGAAGCAGGGGGCGGCTACCCGTTCCGACCGCTGA
- a CDS encoding quinone-dependent dihydroorotate dehydrogenase, with product MYALLRPLLFLLPPERAHHLTFGLLEAAARIPGALALMGGAKPPAGAAVVAMGLRFPSPVGLAAGMDKDARHVDALAGLGFGFIEVGTLTPKPQPGNPQPRLFRLKQDHALINRMGFNNGGVEAAVERLRHRRPGILLGGNIGKNKDTPNERALDDYLTCFDALHPVVDYFVVNVSSPNTPGLRALQEKGPLLEILAMLKQRATQLGEKPILLKIAPDLTEGQLEDIVAVVKESGIAGVIATNTTVAREGLHAPKAELEAIGAGGLSGAPVRVRSTEVVRYLRRRLPRPLVIIGVGGIDSWAAAREKLEAGADLVQVYTGLVYEGPSLVKRINQAYAVWRT from the coding sequence ATGTACGCGCTGCTCCGCCCGCTGCTCTTCCTGCTCCCGCCGGAGCGGGCGCACCACCTCACCTTCGGCCTGCTAGAGGCCGCCGCCCGCATCCCGGGGGCGTTGGCGCTGATGGGCGGCGCCAAGCCGCCCGCCGGGGCCGCTGTAGTCGCCATGGGGCTCAGGTTCCCTTCGCCCGTAGGCCTCGCCGCGGGCATGGATAAGGATGCCCGGCACGTGGATGCCCTGGCGGGCCTGGGCTTCGGCTTCATCGAGGTCGGCACCCTCACGCCCAAGCCGCAACCGGGCAATCCGCAGCCCCGCCTGTTCCGGCTGAAGCAGGACCATGCGCTCATCAACCGCATGGGCTTCAATAACGGCGGGGTGGAGGCTGCGGTGGAACGCCTGCGCCACCGGCGGCCGGGCATCCTCCTGGGTGGCAACATCGGCAAGAACAAGGACACGCCCAACGAGCGTGCGCTCGATGACTACCTCACCTGCTTCGATGCGCTCCACCCCGTGGTGGACTATTTCGTGGTGAACGTCAGCAGTCCCAATACGCCCGGGCTCCGTGCCTTGCAGGAGAAGGGGCCCTTGCTGGAGATACTCGCCATGCTGAAGCAGCGCGCCACCCAGCTAGGTGAGAAGCCCATCCTCCTCAAGATCGCGCCGGACCTGACGGAGGGCCAGCTCGAGGACATCGTCGCCGTGGTGAAGGAGAGCGGCATCGCCGGCGTGATCGCCACGAACACCACCGTCGCGCGCGAGGGCCTTCATGCGCCGAAGGCGGAACTGGAGGCCATCGGTGCCGGCGGCCTCAGCGGCGCACCGGTGCGGGTGCGCAGCACCGAGGTGGTCCGCTACCTGCGCCGGCGCCTGCCGCGCCCGTTGGTCATCATCGGCGTGGGCGGCATCGACTCGTGGGCGGCCGCTCGGGAGAAGCTGGAGGCGGGCGCCGACCTGGTGCAGGTCTACACCGGCCTTGTGTATGAGGGCCCTTCGCTCGTGAAGCGCATCAATCAAGCATACGCCGTATGGAGAACGTGA
- a CDS encoding hydroxymethylglutaryl-CoA lyase — translation MENVKLVECPRDAMQGLKDLIPTEVKVRYLDALLRVGFDTIDIGSFVSAKAIPQMADTAEVLARIDTAGSRSKLLVIIANERGAEDAVKQEGVAYLGYPFSISETFQQRNTNTSIEGSWGRIARIAEIARASGKELVVYISMAFGNPYGDPWNPGIARDWVDRLVNELGVRTIALSDTVGVARPEDIASMFSALIPALPHVEFGAHLHCRPDNWKVKTDAAWNAGCRRFDGAIKGYGGCPMAEDELVGNLQMELFVRSLEERGVRTGIDLHQLDRCVAEAARVFP, via the coding sequence ATGGAGAACGTGAAGCTCGTCGAATGCCCGCGCGACGCCATGCAAGGGCTGAAGGACCTCATCCCCACCGAGGTGAAGGTGCGCTACCTGGATGCGCTGCTCCGCGTCGGCTTCGACACCATCGACATCGGCAGCTTCGTGAGCGCGAAGGCCATCCCGCAGATGGCGGACACCGCAGAGGTGCTCGCGCGCATCGATACGGCCGGGTCGCGCAGCAAGCTGCTGGTCATCATCGCCAACGAGCGTGGCGCGGAGGATGCGGTGAAGCAGGAGGGCGTGGCCTATCTCGGTTATCCGTTCAGCATCAGCGAGACCTTCCAGCAGCGCAATACCAACACGAGCATCGAGGGCTCGTGGGGTCGAATCGCGCGCATTGCCGAGATCGCCCGCGCGTCGGGGAAGGAACTCGTGGTCTACATCAGCATGGCCTTCGGCAATCCCTATGGCGATCCGTGGAACCCCGGAATCGCGCGCGATTGGGTGGATCGCCTGGTGAACGAGCTGGGCGTGCGCACCATCGCCCTCAGCGACACCGTGGGTGTTGCACGGCCCGAGGACATCGCATCCATGTTCTCCGCGCTCATCCCTGCGCTGCCGCATGTCGAGTTCGGCGCGCACCTGCATTGCCGCCCCGACAACTGGAAGGTGAAGACCGATGCTGCCTGGAATGCCGGCTGCCGTCGCTTCGATGGCGCCATCAAGGGCTACGGCGGCTGCCCCATGGCCGAGGATGAGCTGGTGGGCAACCTGCAGATGGAGCTCTTCGTGCGCAGCCTGGAGGAGCGCGGCGTGCGCACCGGCATCGACCTCCACCAATTGGATCGGTGCGTGGCGGAAGCGGCCCGGGTGTTCCCTTAG